A genome region from Wielerella bovis includes the following:
- a CDS encoding 16S rRNA pseudouridine(516) synthase — protein MNLLKYLQAQGIGTRKECAWLIKNDLVEINQIICNNEKTEVQPENIQTLHIDGEEAIVIPLPYFYILLNKPANYETSHKPRDYPSVFSLLPDQVRAADIQAIGRLDADTTGVLLITNDGQFNHRMTSPKYKISKIYRVTLKHAADETLCSSLKNGVLLHDDNETVAAQEAILRDEYTLILTINEGKYHQVKRMVAAAGNRVVHLHRERFGNWNTQDLEQGEWRFIQPE, from the coding sequence ATGAATTTACTCAAATATCTTCAAGCGCAAGGCATTGGTACGCGCAAAGAATGTGCATGGTTAATTAAAAACGATTTAGTTGAAATTAATCAAATCATCTGCAACAACGAAAAAACCGAAGTGCAGCCTGAAAACATCCAAACTCTACACATTGACGGCGAAGAAGCCATTGTTATTCCGCTACCGTATTTCTATATTTTGCTCAACAAGCCTGCCAATTATGAAACTTCACACAAACCGCGTGATTATCCCAGCGTATTTTCACTGCTACCCGACCAAGTTCGTGCCGCTGATATTCAAGCAATTGGACGTTTAGATGCAGATACCACAGGCGTTTTACTGATAACCAACGATGGGCAATTCAATCATCGCATGACTTCGCCCAAATACAAAATCAGCAAAATTTACCGTGTAACCCTGAAACATGCTGCTGATGAAACCCTATGCAGCAGCCTGAAAAACGGTGTTTTATTGCATGATGATAATGAAACAGTTGCTGCGCAAGAAGCCATTTTACGCGATGAATACACATTGATTTTAACCATCAACGAAGGCAAATATCATCAGGTAAAACGCATGGTGGCTGCCGCAGGGAATCGTGTTGTACACCTACACCGCGAACGTTTCGGCAACTGGAATACACAAGATTTAGAACAAGGCGAATGGCGATTTATTCAACCAGAATAA
- a CDS encoding sodium:proton antiporter encodes MRFKHIALLPLLSLPMFANAADLNGAELSLAWGIPFALILLSIATGPLLFAHTWHHHFGKITAGWTLLFLIPFTIAFGMGQSIHTIAHALVGEYIPFILLLLALYTISGGILVWGNLHGSAKLNTTLLAIGTLLASIMGTTGAAMLLIRPLLRANDNRKHKVHVVVFFIFLVANIGGGLTPLGDPPLFLGFLKGVDFMWTVTHMFLPVLISTIVLLIAFYLLDSHYYKQAGEVLPKDPTPDSKPAAHDFFEEIDGIKIYGKWNFLLLVGVVAAVLMSGIWKPNHAGFDILGTNYALQNLVRDIIFLILTAVSLKITPKQVRAGNDFNFDPIAEVGKLFLGIFITISPVLAILQAGEKGAFASLIALVHDSAGQPINSMYFWMTGLLSAFLDNAPTYLVFFNMAGGDPNVLMRGELFHTLLAISMGSVFMGALSYIGNAPNFMVKAIAEQRNVKMPTFFGYMAWSFGILVPLFILHTLIFFVFKIL; translated from the coding sequence ATGCGCTTTAAACATATTGCATTACTGCCCTTGTTGTCTCTGCCCATGTTTGCTAACGCAGCAGACTTGAATGGAGCAGAACTCAGTTTAGCTTGGGGTATTCCTTTTGCCCTGATTTTATTGTCTATTGCGACAGGACCGTTGCTGTTTGCACACACATGGCATCACCATTTTGGCAAAATCACCGCAGGTTGGACATTGCTATTTTTGATTCCCTTTACCATCGCATTCGGTATGGGGCAAAGTATTCACACCATTGCACATGCACTGGTTGGAGAATACATCCCCTTTATTTTACTGTTGCTGGCTTTGTATACCATTTCTGGTGGAATTTTAGTATGGGGAAACTTGCATGGTTCTGCCAAACTCAATACCACCTTACTCGCTATTGGTACATTGCTCGCCTCCATCATGGGAACAACAGGCGCTGCCATGCTGCTGATTCGTCCTTTATTGCGTGCCAATGATAACCGTAAACATAAGGTTCATGTGGTTGTATTCTTCATTTTCTTGGTAGCAAATATTGGCGGCGGTTTAACACCACTTGGCGACCCTCCCTTATTCTTGGGTTTCTTAAAAGGCGTGGACTTCATGTGGACAGTTACTCATATGTTCCTGCCCGTACTGATTTCCACCATTGTGTTGCTCATCGCATTTTATTTGCTGGATAGCCACTACTACAAACAAGCAGGCGAAGTTTTGCCAAAAGACCCAACACCCGATAGCAAACCTGCTGCACATGATTTTTTTGAAGAAATTGACGGCATCAAAATCTACGGCAAATGGAATTTCTTGTTGTTGGTTGGCGTGGTTGCAGCCGTGTTAATGTCGGGCATTTGGAAACCCAATCACGCAGGTTTTGATATTTTGGGTACCAATTACGCATTGCAAAATTTGGTACGCGACATTATTTTCCTTATCCTAACTGCGGTATCGTTAAAAATCACTCCCAAACAAGTGCGTGCAGGTAATGATTTTAACTTTGACCCTATCGCCGAAGTGGGCAAATTATTCTTGGGCATTTTCATTACCATTTCTCCTGTACTCGCCATTTTGCAAGCGGGCGAAAAAGGGGCATTTGCTAGTTTGATTGCTTTGGTACACGATAGTGCAGGACAACCCATCAATTCCATGTATTTCTGGATGACTGGCTTGCTATCAGCCTTTTTGGATAATGCACCAACGTATCTAGTATTCTTCAATATGGCAGGTGGCGACCCAAATGTCTTAATGCGAGGCGAATTGTTCCATACCTTACTGGCTATTTCTATGGGTTCTGTATTTATGGGCGCATTAAGCTACATTGGTAACGCACCAAACTTCATGGTCAAAGCCATTGCTGAACAACGTAATGTGAAAATGCCAACTTTCTTTGGTTACATGGCATGGTCTTTTGGTATTCTTGTACCATTATTTATTTTGCATACTTTGATTTTCTTTGTATTCAAAATACTGTAA
- the trpD gene encoding anthranilate phosphoribosyltransferase — translation MITPQQALARLIDNNELFYDEMQDLMRQIMRGEVPPEQIAGILVGLRIKVETVSEIAAAASVMREFATQVPVSDTSSVVDIVGTGGDGAKTFNISTTAMFVAAAAGAKVAKHGGRSVSSSSGAADVLEAMGVNLALSPEHIAQHIDELGLGFMFAQQHHSAMRHVAPVRKLLGFRTIFNILGPMTNPAGAKNQLIGVFHVDLCGILSRVLQQLGSEHALVVHGSDGLDEITVTGKTRIAELREGWVREYDIHPEEFGLPVYANLDEIRVDNAAQSLALVNAVLSGEAQGAARDIVLLNAAACLYAGNVVGSLKAGLDAAREALDSGKAKAKQQALIAATQAK, via the coding sequence ATGATTACGCCACAACAAGCACTCGCACGTTTAATTGATAATAACGAATTGTTTTATGATGAAATGCAAGATTTAATGCGCCAAATCATGCGTGGTGAAGTGCCACCCGAACAGATTGCTGGGATTTTGGTCGGCTTGCGAATTAAAGTAGAAACCGTATCGGAAATTGCAGCGGCAGCAAGCGTGATGCGCGAATTTGCCACCCAAGTTCCCGTGAGCGATACATCAAGCGTGGTGGATATTGTCGGCACAGGCGGCGATGGCGCAAAAACCTTTAATATTTCCACGACTGCGATGTTTGTGGCAGCGGCAGCAGGGGCAAAAGTGGCGAAACACGGCGGTCGTTCGGTTTCATCGTCCAGCGGTGCGGCGGACGTGTTGGAAGCAATGGGCGTGAATTTGGCATTATCGCCCGAACACATCGCGCAACATATTGACGAATTGGGCTTGGGTTTTATGTTCGCGCAACAACATCATTCGGCGATGCGCCATGTTGCGCCTGTGCGTAAATTATTGGGCTTTCGCACCATTTTCAATATTTTGGGTCCCATGACCAATCCTGCTGGCGCGAAAAATCAATTGATTGGCGTGTTTCATGTGGATTTATGCGGGATTTTGTCGCGCGTATTGCAACAATTGGGTTCGGAACACGCTTTGGTGGTACACGGCAGCGATGGTTTGGACGAAATCACAGTTACGGGTAAAACACGTATTGCTGAATTGCGCGAAGGTTGGGTGCGCGAATACGATATTCATCCAGAAGAGTTTGGTTTGCCTGTCTATGCCAATTTGGACGAAATTCGCGTGGACAATGCAGCGCAATCTTTGGCTTTGGTTAATGCGGTATTGAGTGGCGAAGCGCAAGGTGCGGCGCGTGATATTGTGTTGTTGAACGCGGCGGCGTGTTTGTATGCAGGCAATGTGGTTGGTAGCCTGAAAGCAGGTTTGGATGCGGCGCGTGAAGCATTGGATAGCGGCAAGGCAAAAGCGAAACAACAAGCGTTGATTGCGGCAACACAGGCAAAATAA
- the tilS gene encoding tRNA lysidine(34) synthetase TilS, with protein sequence MLKTFLSQLPDLRQQKICVGFSGGADSIVLLHLLTQARAHGKIGALAAVHVHHGLSPHADDWLRFCQQICQDWRVDFSAERVQLNPKKQGIEAAARAARYAVYAQQNCDKIALAHHRDDQLETFWLAALRGGGLRALAAMPSERALNERITLWRPLLSFSRADIEDYAAQNRLNYVHDASNDDPSLLRNWVRHSMQPEIAQRVPQYDKHLLASIALLQDELALLDEIIAQDWADLHAATGQFSRAAWFRLPQTRQKQMLREFAQRHDLGTPRRASVQDFARVLRETDANAQWSLPHGQAVLYRGVLFPVRHDFANDWTWTQRMGRGSLKNIALEMGLTWRGDAPEFSGCIRAAQRDDVMRMQSRSKSVWQILQEAGVPPFAREKWAVAVDSDGVCVAVANIRSDACLQGAILWHDDLLGFQAA encoded by the coding sequence ATGTTGAAAACCTTTCTCTCCCAACTCCCCGATTTACGCCAACAAAAAATTTGTGTCGGATTCAGCGGCGGCGCAGATTCCATTGTCTTGCTGCATTTGCTGACACAAGCACGCGCACACGGCAAAATTGGCGCACTTGCCGCCGTTCATGTTCATCATGGATTAAGCCCCCACGCCGATGATTGGCTGCGATTTTGTCAGCAAATCTGCCAAGATTGGCGCGTGGATTTTTCCGCTGAACGTGTGCAGCTCAATCCTAAAAAGCAGGGCATAGAAGCCGCTGCCCGCGCTGCACGATATGCCGTGTATGCCCAACAAAACTGCGACAAAATCGCATTGGCACATCATCGTGATGACCAACTGGAAACCTTTTGGCTGGCGGCTTTGCGTGGTGGCGGATTACGCGCTTTGGCAGCCATGCCCAGCGAACGCGCACTCAATGAACGCATCACATTATGGCGACCTTTATTGTCGTTTTCGCGCGCCGATATTGAAGATTACGCCGCGCAAAATCGGCTCAATTATGTCCACGATGCCAGCAATGATGACCCCAGTTTGTTGCGCAATTGGGTGCGACACAGTATGCAGCCTGAAATCGCGCAACGTGTGCCACAATATGACAAACATTTGCTCGCCAGCATCGCATTATTGCAAGATGAATTGGCATTATTGGACGAAATCATCGCGCAGGATTGGGCAGATTTGCACGCTGCAACAGGGCAATTTTCGCGTGCGGCGTGGTTCAGGCTGCCACAAACGCGACAAAAGCAAATGTTGCGTGAATTTGCACAACGGCATGATTTGGGTACGCCACGCCGTGCGAGTGTGCAGGATTTTGCGCGGGTATTGCGTGAAACAGATGCAAACGCGCAATGGTCGCTGCCTCATGGACAAGCGGTGTTGTATCGTGGTGTGTTGTTTCCTGTGCGACATGATTTTGCCAATGATTGGACATGGACACAGCGTATGGGAAGAGGCAGCCTGAAAAATATTGCGTTGGAAATGGGCTTAACATGGCGTGGCGATGCACCTGAATTTTCAGGCTGCATTCGTGCGGCGCAGCGTGATGATGTGATGCGTATGCAAAGCAGGAGCAAATCGGTGTGGCAAATTTTGCAAGAAGCGGGTGTGCCGCCATTTGCACGCGAAAAATGGGCGGTGGCGGTGGACAGCGATGGCGTGTGTGTGGCGGTGGCGAATATTCGCAGCGATGCGTGTTTGCAAGGGGCAATATTGTGGCACGATGATTTGTTGGGTTTTCAGGCTGCCTAA
- the truB gene encoding tRNA pseudouridine(55) synthase TruB: MNEKTKKRALNGVLLLDKPVGISSNTALQQARRLFCAEKAGHTGVLDPLASGLLPVCFGEATKFAQYLLDADKAYTATLKLGEATTTGDAEGEIIDTARAEISRDEFQAACAALTGEIRQVPPMFSALKHEGKPLYEYARKGIVIERKAREITIYDIEIKEFSLPKTVIDVRCSKGTYIRTLSEDIAKHIGTFAHLTALRRTETAGFRIEQTHTLDALAALSESERDGVLLPCDVLVQHLPRVDLDDETARKLRFGQAAMFHDVSGSLKSNAPIRAYDLTGEFVGLVEYFSHHHCLKALRLMNTSRKMVSDCQKNTSSC, translated from the coding sequence ATGAACGAAAAAACCAAAAAACGCGCCCTAAACGGCGTTTTATTATTAGACAAACCCGTTGGTATCAGCAGCAACACGGCTTTGCAACAAGCACGGCGACTGTTTTGCGCCGAAAAAGCAGGGCATACGGGCGTGTTGGACCCATTGGCGAGCGGCTTGTTGCCCGTGTGTTTTGGCGAAGCGACCAAATTCGCGCAGTATTTATTGGACGCGGACAAAGCCTACACCGCCACGCTGAAATTGGGCGAAGCCACCACCACAGGCGACGCAGAAGGCGAAATCATAGACACGGCGCGTGCCGAGATTTCACGCGATGAATTTCAGGCAGCCTGCGCCGCGCTGACGGGGGAAATTCGCCAAGTGCCGCCCATGTTTTCCGCGCTGAAACACGAAGGCAAACCGCTTTATGAATACGCCCGCAAGGGAATCGTGATTGAACGCAAAGCGCGTGAAATTACCATTTATGATATTGAAATAAAAGAATTTTCTTTACCTAAAACGGTGATAGACGTGCGTTGTAGCAAGGGAACGTATATCCGCACTTTAAGCGAAGACATCGCCAAACATATTGGTACATTCGCGCATTTAACCGCTTTGCGACGCACAGAAACAGCAGGTTTTCGCATTGAACAAACGCACACTTTGGATGCATTGGCGGCATTGTCCGAAAGTGAACGCGATGGTGTGCTGTTGCCTTGTGATGTGCTGGTACAGCATTTGCCGCGTGTGGATTTGGACGATGAGACGGCGCGGAAATTGCGTTTTGGGCAAGCGGCGATGTTTCACGATGTTTCAGGCAGCCTGAAAAGCAATGCGCCGATTCGGGCGTATGATTTGACGGGGGAATTTGTCGGTTTGGTGGAATATTTTAGCCACCATCATTGTTTGAAAGCATTGCGTTTGATGAATACGAGTAGGAAAATGGTTTCAGATTGTCAGAAAAACACATCATCATGTTGA
- a CDS encoding MBL fold metallo-hydrolase, which translates to MKRTFFRKKRFWIPAVLLTCFAIYAAAVYVSFPKYPASDHYNPTTGEFFNTPPSRKPENGTIGALVRMMLQEKQYHPPRPLPMQKPDWEAFYAPSRTAKFIWFGHSTLLMRLNGKNILIDPVYDNTPSPIGLMMHRFQPPPVALEALPPIDLVVYSHAHYDHLDSQVVRYFAQNRPEIQYLTPLGLGAYLRKWGVQPEKIQERDWWQSVDYFGTQMIAVPARHDASRSAFDAKKSLWAGWVFQTPHEKIYFSGDSSYAPHFAELGKKFGGFDLAFMENGQYNTLWLDNHMLPEQTVQAVADVRAKRWMPIHWGAYPLSTHSWDEPVRESSRLSAAKQLPMLTPIIGQVFDKNTPTRNWWEDVK; encoded by the coding sequence ATGAAACGCACTTTTTTCCGCAAAAAACGCTTTTGGATTCCTGCAGTATTATTGACCTGTTTTGCAATATACGCCGCAGCCGTGTATGTATCGTTCCCCAAATATCCTGCCAGCGACCACTACAATCCCACAACAGGCGAATTTTTCAACACGCCTCCCAGTCGCAAACCCGAAAATGGCACAATCGGCGCACTCGTGCGCATGATGCTACAAGAAAAACAATACCACCCACCGCGCCCCTTGCCGATGCAAAAACCCGACTGGGAAGCCTTTTACGCGCCCAGTCGCACCGCCAAATTTATTTGGTTCGGGCATTCCACTTTGTTGATGCGTCTCAACGGCAAAAATATTTTAATTGACCCTGTGTACGACAATACGCCATCGCCGATTGGCTTGATGATGCACCGATTTCAGCCACCGCCTGTCGCTTTGGAAGCCTTGCCGCCGATTGATTTAGTTGTGTACAGCCACGCGCATTACGACCATTTGGATAGCCAAGTAGTGCGTTATTTCGCGCAAAATCGCCCAGAAATCCAATATTTAACCCCACTTGGATTGGGTGCCTATTTACGCAAATGGGGTGTGCAGCCTGAAAAAATTCAGGAACGCGACTGGTGGCAATCGGTAGATTATTTTGGCACACAAATGATTGCTGTGCCTGCGCGACACGATGCTTCACGTTCCGCGTTTGATGCGAAAAAATCGCTGTGGGCAGGCTGGGTGTTTCAAACGCCACATGAGAAAATTTATTTTTCGGGCGACAGTTCGTATGCGCCACATTTTGCCGAGTTGGGCAAAAAATTTGGTGGATTTGATTTGGCATTTATGGAAAATGGGCAATACAACACATTGTGGCTGGATAACCATATGCTGCCTGAACAAACGGTGCAAGCGGTTGCCGATGTGCGTGCCAAACGCTGGATGCCGATTCATTGGGGTGCGTATCCCTTGTCCACGCATTCGTGGGACGAGCCTGTGCGCGAAAGTTCACGTTTATCCGCCGCAAAACAATTGCCGATGCTGACTCCGATTATCGGGCAAGTATTTGATAAAAATACGCCAACGAGAAATTGGTGGGAAGATGTAAAATAA
- the parC gene encoding DNA topoisomerase IV subunit A translates to MTYISDTLDLAPYAERAYLEYAMSVVKGRALPAVQDGQKPVQRRILYAMKDMGLTHGSKPVKSARVVGEILGKYHPHGDSSAYEAMVRMAQDFTLRYPLIDGVGNFGSRDGDGAAAMRYTEARLTTIAELLLSEIQQGTVDFVPNYDGAFDEPTSLPARLPMVLLNGASGIAVGMATDIPSHNLNEITQAAIALLKKPDLEVADLMAFVPAPDFAGGGHIISSPKDLRQIYETGKGSLRVRARYEVEKLARGQWRVIVNELPPSTSSAKILAEIEEQTNPKVKTGKKNLSQEQLNTKKLMLDLLEKVRDESDSENPVRLVFEPKSSRVEPEHFINTLMAQTSLEGNVSVNLVMMGMDNRPAQKNLKTILQEWLDYRVMTVTRRLQHRLDTVEKRIHILEGRHIAFLNIDKVIRVIREADEPKADLMRQFGLSEMQAEDILEIRLRQLARLEGIKLQKELDELREEAGSLKNLLGDENEKKKFIIKELQADMKQFGDPRRTLVEAAERATLTQTTADEPITLILSQKGWLRARAGHDVDLAQITFKEGDDLQQVLPTRTVQTVLVWDSLGRSYSLNPAEIPKGRGDGVPIASLIDLQNGATVVALLAGQPESYYLLANTGGYGFIAKLADLHSKLRIGKTVLTLDADETALPPILIAPECLMQPENKIVVATAHHRLLAFSVTEMKIMAKGRGLQLIQLQDDDAVSCIQLIDTPELLLEIMGKRGGNQTEKISLTEIDSKRGRKGKLLNISGSPKSIIAIK, encoded by the coding sequence ATGACTTACATTTCCGATACCCTAGATTTAGCCCCCTACGCCGAACGAGCCTACCTAGAATACGCCATGAGCGTGGTCAAAGGACGCGCCCTGCCAGCCGTGCAAGACGGACAAAAACCCGTTCAACGCCGCATTTTGTATGCCATGAAAGACATGGGCTTGACACACGGCAGCAAACCCGTCAAATCCGCGCGTGTGGTGGGCGAAATTTTGGGTAAATACCACCCACATGGCGACAGTTCCGCCTACGAAGCCATGGTACGCATGGCGCAAGATTTCACATTGCGCTACCCCTTGATTGACGGTGTGGGCAATTTCGGCTCACGCGACGGCGATGGCGCGGCAGCCATGCGCTACACCGAAGCGCGTTTGACCACGATTGCCGAACTTTTGTTGTCGGAAATTCAACAGGGTACGGTGGATTTTGTGCCGAATTACGATGGTGCGTTTGACGAGCCAACTTCGCTGCCTGCGCGTTTGCCCATGGTTTTGCTCAATGGCGCGAGTGGCATCGCGGTGGGCATGGCGACCGATATTCCGTCCCACAATCTCAATGAAATCACGCAGGCTGCCATTGCCTTGCTCAAAAAGCCCGATTTGGAAGTGGCTGATTTAATGGCGTTTGTGCCAGCACCCGATTTTGCTGGTGGCGGACACATCATTTCATCGCCCAAAGATTTGCGCCAAATCTACGAAACAGGCAAAGGCAGCCTGCGCGTTCGGGCGCGTTACGAAGTGGAAAAATTGGCGCGTGGACAATGGCGCGTGATTGTGAACGAATTGCCGCCCAGCACATCGTCAGCCAAAATTTTGGCGGAAATTGAAGAGCAAACCAATCCCAAAGTCAAAACTGGTAAAAAAAATCTGTCGCAAGAACAACTGAATACCAAAAAATTGATGTTGGATTTGCTGGAAAAAGTGCGCGATGAAAGCGACAGCGAAAACCCCGTGCGCTTGGTGTTTGAGCCAAAATCCAGCCGCGTTGAACCCGAACATTTCATCAACACGCTGATGGCGCAAACCAGTTTGGAAGGCAATGTGTCGGTCAATCTCGTGATGATGGGCATGGACAATCGCCCCGCGCAAAAAAATCTGAAAACCATTTTGCAAGAATGGCTGGACTACCGCGTGATGACGGTAACGCGCCGTTTGCAACACCGTTTGGACACGGTAGAAAAGCGCATTCACATTTTAGAAGGTCGTCATATTGCGTTTTTAAATATTGACAAAGTCATTCGTGTGATACGCGAAGCCGATGAACCCAAAGCCGATTTAATGCGCCAATTTGGTTTAAGCGAAATGCAAGCGGAAGACATTTTGGAAATCCGTTTGCGCCAACTGGCACGTTTGGAAGGCATCAAATTACAAAAAGAATTGGACGAATTGCGCGAAGAAGCAGGCAGCCTGAAAAACCTATTGGGCGATGAAAACGAGAAAAAGAAATTCATCATCAAAGAATTGCAAGCCGACATGAAACAATTTGGCGACCCGCGCCGCACATTGGTGGAAGCCGCCGAACGCGCCACGCTTACACAAACCACAGCCGATGAGCCGATTACGCTGATTTTGTCGCAAAAAGGCTGGCTGCGCGCACGAGCAGGGCATGATGTGGATTTGGCGCAAATCACATTCAAAGAAGGCGATGATTTACAGCAGGTTTTGCCCACGCGCACCGTACAAACCGTGCTGGTGTGGGACAGTTTAGGACGCAGTTATAGTTTAAATCCTGCTGAAATCCCAAAGGGACGTGGCGACGGTGTGCCGATTGCGTCTTTGATTGATTTACAAAATGGAGCAACTGTCGTTGCATTATTGGCAGGGCAGCCTGAAAGCTATTATTTATTAGCCAATACAGGGGGATATGGCTTTATTGCTAAATTGGCAGATTTGCATTCTAAATTACGCATTGGCAAAACCGTGCTAACATTGGATGCTGATGAAACGGCATTGCCTCCGATCTTGATTGCGCCCGAATGCTTGATGCAGCCTGAAAACAAAATCGTGGTTGCAACAGCGCACCATCGCTTGTTGGCATTTAGCGTTACAGAAATGAAAATCATGGCGAAAGGACGTGGTTTACAGTTAATTCAGTTGCAAGATGATGATGCGGTTTCCTGTATTCAACTGATTGATACACCTGAATTATTACTGGAAATCATGGGTAAACGTGGTGGCAATCAAACTGAAAAAATATCGCTGACAGAAATTGACAGCAAACGTGGACGTAAAGGTAAATTACTGAATATTTCAGGCAGCCCGAAAAGTATTATCGCAATAAAATAA
- a CDS encoding sensor histidine kinase, with amino-acid sequence MPFEPIHNNYQDWEEQSLRMMSLLNIARISILFSLLIFLAVIHNMKEAATTIASTYSPLVQNEGLLQIWCGAYGFIIMLSIARPTWQRQSDNSIPNGSALVDITMMAVLTGLAGGVSSGFGILVLPFLAAACVLSYGRFALVYASYATLLILVDVFWKFLPFSSENLSTHLSLLTGQLLLIAACYIVPALTSFSASYLLRADDSLKQHRTAYERVSAINKIVLNRVQETVVVLDKESRVWMHNRQAKQHFSQLQAGEIAQFLQPLVTRWCRKPKQAFETTFEINNALMHIRAMPLIQGESELLTLLIRSDKERQIEAQTVKLTSLGLLTANLAHEIRNPLSAMRQSNGLLLEMAQENDDLMIERLSGIIEKNIARVDKMIEDVSALNKSDRRHPEVIHLMKFWMGFVQEFQMTRPDAKGCLKLDMSKQRFEVIFDPMHLQQIIWNLCNNAWRHSEKKKESVIVRVRPLGAHHISLRVWDDGPGVAENMQAHLFEPFNTNQSEGTGLGLYVARELAHANKGDLRYIPEAKSFELILPRHDNEQK; translated from the coding sequence ATGCCTTTTGAACCAATACACAATAATTACCAAGACTGGGAAGAACAAAGTCTGCGCATGATGAGTTTACTCAATATTGCGCGGATTTCCATTTTATTCTCGCTATTGATTTTTCTGGCTGTTATTCATAATATGAAAGAAGCAGCAACGACCATTGCCAGCACATATTCTCCTTTAGTACAAAATGAAGGTTTGTTACAAATTTGGTGCGGTGCCTATGGTTTTATCATCATGCTCAGCATTGCACGTCCAACATGGCAAAGGCAATCTGATAATAGCATTCCCAATGGTAGCGCATTGGTAGACATTACGATGATGGCAGTTTTAACAGGATTAGCAGGTGGCGTATCATCGGGTTTTGGTATTTTGGTTTTACCTTTTTTGGCAGCGGCTTGTGTACTGAGTTACGGTCGTTTTGCATTAGTGTATGCCAGTTATGCCACTTTATTAATTTTAGTAGATGTTTTTTGGAAATTTTTGCCATTTTCATCAGAAAATTTAAGCACCCATTTATCCTTGCTAACGGGGCAGCTATTATTAATTGCAGCGTGTTATATTGTCCCTGCACTCACATCATTTTCTGCCAGTTATTTGCTTCGTGCCGATGATTCTTTAAAACAACATCGCACAGCATACGAGCGAGTCAGCGCCATCAATAAAATCGTATTGAACCGCGTGCAAGAAACCGTTGTGGTACTGGACAAAGAAAGTCGCGTTTGGATGCACAATCGCCAAGCCAAACAACATTTTTCCCAGTTACAAGCAGGCGAAATTGCCCAATTTTTGCAGCCGTTGGTTACACGCTGGTGCCGTAAACCCAAACAAGCATTTGAAACCACGTTTGAAATCAATAATGCACTGATGCACATTCGTGCGATGCCCTTAATACAAGGTGAAAGTGAATTACTAACCCTGCTTATTCGTTCCGACAAAGAGCGTCAAATTGAAGCGCAAACAGTCAAACTAACCTCTTTGGGTTTGCTGACAGCAAACTTGGCGCATGAAATTCGTAATCCCTTATCTGCTATGCGTCAGTCCAATGGTTTACTCCTTGAAATGGCACAAGAAAACGATGATTTAATGATTGAACGACTCAGTGGCATCATAGAAAAAAACATCGCGCGGGTAGATAAAATGATTGAAGATGTATCGGCATTAAACAAAAGTGACCGTCGCCATCCTGAAGTCATTCACTTGATGAAATTTTGGATGGGCTTTGTACAAGAATTTCAAATGACACGCCCCGATGCCAAAGGCTGCCTGAAACTGGATATGTCAAAACAACGTTTTGAAGTTATATTTGACCCCATGCACTTACAACAAATTATCTGGAATTTGTGTAACAATGCTTGGCGACACAGCGAAAAGAAAAAAGAAAGCGTGATTGTGCGTGTGCGACCGCTTGGCGCTCACCATATTTCTTTACGCGTGTGGGACGATGGTCCTGGTGTAGCAGAAAATATGCAAGCACATTTATTTGAACCTTTTAACACCAACCAATCAGAAGGTACGGGATTGGGTTTATACGTTGCCCGCGAACTGGCGCATGCCAATAAAGGTGATTTGCGCTATATCCCTGAAGCCAAATCTTTTGAATTGATTTTACCGAGACACGATAATGAGCAAAAATAG